One Shewanella sp. MR-4 DNA window includes the following coding sequences:
- a CDS encoding heme biosynthesis HemY N-terminal domain-containing protein gives MIKALIFLGIILIGLCISPWIVGNTGYVYIAAGDYQLETSLVFGIIMLIVFYALFQVLEWLVITVINLLLRSRFIPQHWRRRSAKKHTLIGALAIAEEDWPAAERAMIKGADNGELPALNLLAAARAAQHQNKIAERDQYLARAEAQPMTANAVATTRTRYLLKQGELALARAELDKLAPTSKSKAPVLKLALELYRAQEDWEALKLLLPILKKRQILEDAKLNALSVETHCALLKAASLKGEDALEQCWQWLSRDERNQSEFLAIYAMGLCRFNRKDQALKLLSKKLRSSPESALLEVIPQIVTAHDEEIRKQLLKHEITHENNADYQKCLALLYQQTRDMKEAKTCWQNVCRLAPSQASWLSLARIQEQLGEQGNANQSYRQAVNL, from the coding sequence ATGATTAAGGCATTGATATTTCTTGGGATCATATTAATAGGCCTGTGTATCAGCCCTTGGATTGTCGGCAATACTGGCTATGTGTATATTGCCGCGGGTGATTACCAGCTTGAAACCAGTTTAGTCTTTGGGATCATCATGTTAATCGTGTTCTATGCCCTGTTCCAAGTGTTGGAATGGCTAGTGATCACTGTGATTAATTTGCTGCTTCGCAGCCGTTTTATCCCGCAGCATTGGCGTCGCCGCTCCGCCAAGAAACACACCCTAATCGGCGCACTCGCCATTGCCGAAGAAGATTGGCCAGCGGCAGAGCGCGCCATGATTAAAGGGGCTGACAACGGTGAACTGCCAGCATTAAATTTGTTAGCCGCTGCACGTGCTGCGCAACATCAAAATAAAATCGCCGAGCGAGATCAATACCTTGCCCGCGCTGAAGCCCAACCTATGACGGCCAATGCGGTGGCGACTACTCGTACACGTTACTTGCTCAAGCAAGGGGAACTCGCCTTAGCCAGAGCGGAACTCGATAAGTTAGCCCCAACTAGCAAGAGTAAAGCCCCAGTGCTGAAACTCGCCCTAGAGTTGTACCGGGCGCAAGAAGATTGGGAGGCGCTTAAGCTGTTGCTGCCAATACTGAAGAAACGGCAGATCTTAGAGGATGCCAAGCTAAATGCACTGAGTGTTGAAACCCATTGCGCCCTGTTAAAAGCTGCGAGTCTTAAAGGGGAAGATGCCCTAGAGCAATGCTGGCAATGGCTCTCCCGTGATGAACGTAATCAGTCAGAGTTTTTAGCAATATATGCCATGGGCTTATGCCGCTTCAATCGCAAAGATCAAGCGCTTAAATTACTCTCGAAAAAGCTACGTAGCTCGCCAGAGTCGGCACTGTTAGAAGTGATACCACAAATAGTCACCGCCCATGACGAAGAGATCCGCAAGCAATTGCTCAAACATGAAATAACCCATGAGAACAATGCTGATTACCAAAAGTGCTTAGCACTACTGTACCAACAAACCCGCGACATGAAAGAAGCTAAAACCTGCTGGCAGAATGTGTGTCGTCTCGCCCCAAGCCAAGCGTCTTGGTTATCACTTGCCCGTATTCAAGAACAACTCGGCGAACAAGGTAACGCGAATCAAAGTTATCGCCAGGCGGTTAACCTGTAA